A window of Corallococcus soli genomic DNA:
CCCACGGCCTTGAACTCGCTCTTGGGCGCGAAGTTCAGGGCCTTCATCACCTCGTCCTGCCCCCGGTCGAGCGCCTGCTTGCCGCGCTGGACCCGGCCGATGGCGGTGGCGACGGCCATGGCGCGCTTCTCGTCGCCCATGAGCTTCTCCATCGCCTTGCCGGAGAGGCCCAGCGCCTGCTTCTTCAACGTGTCCCGGATGCCCATGGGGTGCGCGCTCCTGTGGCCTCAGGGGCCGTCGGGGAACTCGGTCTTCAGCGCGGCGAAGACGCGGTCCGCGATGCCCTTGTAGCGCATGCGTTCGATGAGCGGTTGCAGGTCGCCGCGCATGGAGATGCGGCGCTTGAGCACGGCCTCCACCGGGTCGAGCGTGCCCAGCAGGAGCTGCTTCCAGACGGAATAGGGCGCGCGGGCCAGGTACACCGGCTCCAGCTCGTCCAGGTCGTCCGGATCCGACAGCACGCGGGCCTTCTCGATGCGGCAGTCCCCGGGGACGACGTGCACCACGAAGGGCTTCGCCAGCTTGCCCGGCTCCGCTTCAATGATGGCCCCGAAGTCGCCCTTCCAGCCCTTGCCGGCCATGGCGCACTCGGGATCCGAGTTCGTGAGCCGGACGGCCTCGTCCAGCCATTCCTTCGACGGAAACTTCGGCATCGCGCCCCTACCCCCTGCGGAAGATGCTCTTGATGCTGGAGAAGAGGCCGCGGTCGTCATTGGACGCGCTGCTGCTGGCGGGGGCCGGCTGCGCGTTGCGCGCGGACACCTCCTGCAGGGCCTTCTTCAGTTGCTCCGGCGTGTCGCGGGTGGCCAGGTCCACCTTGCGCAGCGTGCCGGTGTTGTCCTCCACCTGCACCTGGAGCAGACACTCCTCGGTGAGGCGGAAGTCGATCTTCCGGCCCGCGGACGCGGCCGGCACGCGCACCGTGCCCAGGTACTCGTTGTCCACCATCAGGTCGCTGTCGCCCTGGAAGATGTCCAGCTCGAT
This region includes:
- a CDS encoding SCP2 sterol-binding domain-containing protein, which produces MPKFPSKEWLDEAVRLTNSDPECAMAGKGWKGDFGAIIEAEPGKLAKPFVVHVVPGDCRIEKARVLSDPDDLDELEPVYLARAPYSVWKQLLLGTLDPVEAVLKRRISMRGDLQPLIERMRYKGIADRVFAALKTEFPDGP